In the genome of Neodiprion pinetum isolate iyNeoPine1 chromosome 2, iyNeoPine1.2, whole genome shotgun sequence, one region contains:
- the LOC124211953 gene encoding protein nervous wreck isoform X1, whose translation MQPPPRKGNYAKFLKNLHTEQAAKLQAKNQHECDLLEDIRNFTIKKSAIEKSYSEALLKISSAYLNKKIPNIPDIKIEGGEEKWNMWNVWRTVLEENEKLARARLAAIEVFQQQIADDAKSLKLHKVQISKKAIDQLMMVQKELQTCVQDVDKTKKFYFDEEHSAHDVRDKAKDIEEKLKKKKGSFFQSITSLQKNSAKVSSKRDALEEKSTGARNDYLLSLAAANAHQNRYFVVDLQTTMQFLEQGVYDKVAEYLTLMGRTELLTCLATQNSFGKIRDQAQQLTREYNLQCCYLYYPVLKQHIQYEFEPCDSDPVNRVTADHSASLTLGKEARRWATRMAREGNTIREATKKLQFVQQLKESGQKSDPNDPNGPDLDTKMDELKQTIRRSETAKMKAEARLDCLRNGGVNIDELLQEAETLSVQDMPRSASSISFRTDASGVAEHPSSDSFYDSDGDGGSDLTTVERPGTNHGAIEQSEENAEEEDRQRHDSTEVDAMLEQEQQRIEQLTAGWDDATAVDWDDDDKADANQAQESSEVASNQQIYKCTALYSYTAQNPDELSIVESEQLDVVGEGDGDGWLRARNYRGEEGFVPQNYLDVERDVDTTTGLSSQGPGTLVQQISFSSVDYTIDDHDAVDPDMNLQDTTENTVIETHINGTSQYCIALYDYDANSAEELSFMEGDVMRVLRKEPHDVDDGWWEGELRGQCGIFPSLIVEPCAADGSPLTPQEDNTPPSSAPPVFTPPEIPEFLLSDDITQPIPPEFSENMPSQVMSDQQGFAIKLSKNQHDHYGSQFGDDVDTQPPGIIVVEVTDESVPQEDENQQEQESDVEVQRIVSSQETDEFGLGVAQIVITAATPMEEIERSFPSNGDEASEETKDKAKKSSKDSVKKTAESDLQEQVDVQQRDEVEVVEETDEKSVVDDFSADSAPFPVSSSSGSEADSTSGPSTAENSQSLVTRDTEIDSQVADMPDIVQEKVIVGGRASIPDELQPDQLEKLQNLKESNA comes from the exons tttttgaaaaacttgcaTACCGAACAGGCAGCGAAACTGCAGGCAAAAAATCAACATGAATGCGATTTGTTGGAGGATATACG AAATTTCACGATTAAGAAATCTGCAATCGAAAAGTCCTATTCTGAG gCGTTACTTAAAATATCTTCGGCatacttgaataaaaagaTTCCAAATATACCTGATATCAAAATCGAGggtggagaagaaaaatg GAACATGTGGAATGTTTGGAGAACAGTATTAGAAGAAAACGAGAAACTAGCTAGAGCACGTTTGGCAGCAATCGAAGTCTTTCAACAACAAATTGCCGACGATGCAAAGAGTTTGAAGTTGCACAAAgttcaaatttctaaaaag GCTATCGACCAATTGATGATGGTACAAAAAGAGCTTCAAACTTGCGTACAAGATGTTGATAAgacaaaaaagttttattttgaCGAAGAGCACAGTGCTCATGATGTCCGCGACAAAGCCAAGGATATCGAGGAAAA GCTCAAGAAAAAGAAGGGATCGTTCTTCCAGTCAATAACATCACTGCAAAAAAATAGTGCCAAG GTCAGTTCAAAGCGGGATGCTTTGGAGGAGAAATCTACTGGAGCACGTAATGATTATCTACTTAGTCTCGCTGCTGCTAACGCTCATCAAAACAGATATTTTGTAGTGGACTTGCAGACAACGATGCAG TTCCTAGAACAAGGCGTTTATGACAAGGTAGCCGAATACCTAACACTCATGGGCCGCACAGAACTCCTCACATGCTTAGCAACACAGAACAGTTTTGGTAAAATCCGTGATCAAGCTCAACAG CTTACCCGGGAGTATAACTTACAATGTTGTTACCTGTACTATCCAGTATTGAAACAACATATACAATATGAATTTGAACCTTGCGATAGTGACCCAGTCAACAG AGTTACGGCAGACCATTCGGCGTCGTTAACATTAGGAAAAGAAGCTCGGCGATGGGCAACAAGAATGGCCAGAGAAGGGAATACTATAAGAGAAGCtactaaaaaattgcaatttgtaCAACAGCTCAAAGAATCTGGACAAAAG TCGGATCCTAATGATCCGAATGGACCTGATCTGGATACAAAGATGGATGAATTGAAACAGACTATCAGACGCTCAGAA ACGGCAAAGATGAAGGCTGAAGCGCGGCTCGATTGTCTTCGCAACGGTGGTG TCAACATTGATGAACTGTTACAAGAAGCTGAAACGTTGAGTGTGCAAGATATGCCTCGTTCCGCCAGCTCTATATCATTTCGCACTGATGCATCTGGAGTAGCG GAACATCCGTcctcagattcgttttatgACAGTGATGGTGACGGTGGCAGTGATCTCACTACAGTTGAAAGGCCAGGCACAAATCATGGCGCCATAGAACAATCTGAAGAGAATGCGGAAGAGGAAGATAGGCAAAGGCATGACAGTACAGAAGTTGATG caatGTTGGAACAAGAACAGCAACGAATAGAGCAACTCACTGCTGGTTGGGATGATGCAACTGCAGTCGACTGGGATGACGATGACAAAGCTGATGCAAATCAAGCGCAAGAGTCATCAGAGGTCGCTTCTAACCAGCAAATATACAAATGCACAGCACTTTATTCATACACA GCACAAAACCCTGATGAACTATCGATTGTTGAAAGTGAGCAACTCGACGTTGTCGGTGAGGGTGATGGAGATGGATGGCTTCGAGCACGAAACTACCGTGGTGAAGAGGGATTTGTGCCTCAGAATTATCTAGATGTTGAAAGAGACGTCGACACTACAACTGGTTTAAGTTCACAAGGACCTGGAACTCTTGTTCAGCAAATCTCATTCTCCTCAGTAGATTATACTATTGATGACCATGACGCTGTTGACCCTGATATGAATTTACAGGACACAACTGAAAACACAGTCATAGAAACCCACATAAATG GTACATCACAGTACTGCATAGCGTTGTACGATTATGATGCCAACAGTGCTGAAGAGCTCAGTTTCATGGAAGGAGATGTGATGCGAGTTTTAAGAAAAGAACCACACGATGTCGATGATGGCTGGTGGGAAGGAGAACTACGTGGCCAATGTGGCATTTTTCCATCTCTCATAGTTGAACCATGTGCCGCTGATGGATCGCCCTTGACACCGCAG GAGGACAACACACCGCCAAGTTCAGCACCACCTGTATTTACACCACCTGAAATACCAGAGTTTTTGTTATCTGATGACATCACTCAACCTATTCCACCTG agttttctgaaaatatgcCGAGTCAAGTGATGAGCGATCAACAGGGCTTTGCAATCAAATTATCTAAGAATCAACACGACCATTACGGGTCACAGTTTGGAGACGATGTTGATACCCAGCCACCAGGAATAATAG TTGTGGAAGTTACTGATGAATCGGTTCCTCAG GAAGATGAGAATCAACAAGAGCAAGAATCTGATGTGGAAGTTCAAAGGATAGTGTCCTCTCAAGAAACTGACGAGTTTGGTTTGGGTGTAGCACAGATAGTTATTACCGCAGCTACGCCTATGGAAGAAATCGAGCGATCGTTTCCTAGTAATGGGGACGAAGCTTCCGAGGAAACAAAGGACAAAGctaaaaaatcttcaaaagaTTCAGTTAAGAAAACAGCAGAAAGTGACCTTCAGGAACAAGTTGACGTACAACAACGAGACGAGGTGGAGGTAGTAGAGGAAactgatgaaaaatctgtCGTGGACGATTTCTCTGCTGATTCAGCCCCCTTTCCAGTAAGCAGCAGCTCTGGTAGTGAGGCGGATTCAACATCTGGGCCCAGCACTGCTGAGAACTCACAGTCTTTGGTGACGCGTGACACAGAAATTGATTCTCAAGTGGCAGATATGCCAGACATTGTCCAAGAAAAGGTAATCGTTGGAGGAAGAGCGAGCATTCCAGACGAACTACAACCAGATCAATTAGAAAAACTTCAAAACTTGAAAGAATCTAATGCCTAG
- the LOC124211953 gene encoding protein nervous wreck isoform X2, translating into MRFVGGYTALLKISSAYLNKKIPNIPDIKIEGGEEKWNMWNVWRTVLEENEKLARARLAAIEVFQQQIADDAKSLKLHKVQISKKAIDQLMMVQKELQTCVQDVDKTKKFYFDEEHSAHDVRDKAKDIEEKLKKKKGSFFQSITSLQKNSAKVSSKRDALEEKSTGARNDYLLSLAAANAHQNRYFVVDLQTTMQFLEQGVYDKVAEYLTLMGRTELLTCLATQNSFGKIRDQAQQLTREYNLQCCYLYYPVLKQHIQYEFEPCDSDPVNRVTADHSASLTLGKEARRWATRMAREGNTIREATKKLQFVQQLKESGQKSDPNDPNGPDLDTKMDELKQTIRRSETAKMKAEARLDCLRNGGVNIDELLQEAETLSVQDMPRSASSISFRTDASGVAEHPSSDSFYDSDGDGGSDLTTVERPGTNHGAIEQSEENAEEEDRQRHDSTEVDAMLEQEQQRIEQLTAGWDDATAVDWDDDDKADANQAQESSEVASNQQIYKCTALYSYTAQNPDELSIVESEQLDVVGEGDGDGWLRARNYRGEEGFVPQNYLDVERDVDTTTGLSSQGPGTLVQQISFSSVDYTIDDHDAVDPDMNLQDTTENTVIETHINGTSQYCIALYDYDANSAEELSFMEGDVMRVLRKEPHDVDDGWWEGELRGQCGIFPSLIVEPCAADGSPLTPQEDNTPPSSAPPVFTPPEIPEFLLSDDITQPIPPEFSENMPSQVMSDQQGFAIKLSKNQHDHYGSQFGDDVDTQPPGIIVVEVTDESVPQEDENQQEQESDVEVQRIVSSQETDEFGLGVAQIVITAATPMEEIERSFPSNGDEASEETKDKAKKSSKDSVKKTAESDLQEQVDVQQRDEVEVVEETDEKSVVDDFSADSAPFPVSSSSGSEADSTSGPSTAENSQSLVTRDTEIDSQVADMPDIVQEKVIVGGRASIPDELQPDQLEKLQNLKESNA; encoded by the exons ATGCGATTTGTTGGAGGATATACG gCGTTACTTAAAATATCTTCGGCatacttgaataaaaagaTTCCAAATATACCTGATATCAAAATCGAGggtggagaagaaaaatg GAACATGTGGAATGTTTGGAGAACAGTATTAGAAGAAAACGAGAAACTAGCTAGAGCACGTTTGGCAGCAATCGAAGTCTTTCAACAACAAATTGCCGACGATGCAAAGAGTTTGAAGTTGCACAAAgttcaaatttctaaaaag GCTATCGACCAATTGATGATGGTACAAAAAGAGCTTCAAACTTGCGTACAAGATGTTGATAAgacaaaaaagttttattttgaCGAAGAGCACAGTGCTCATGATGTCCGCGACAAAGCCAAGGATATCGAGGAAAA GCTCAAGAAAAAGAAGGGATCGTTCTTCCAGTCAATAACATCACTGCAAAAAAATAGTGCCAAG GTCAGTTCAAAGCGGGATGCTTTGGAGGAGAAATCTACTGGAGCACGTAATGATTATCTACTTAGTCTCGCTGCTGCTAACGCTCATCAAAACAGATATTTTGTAGTGGACTTGCAGACAACGATGCAG TTCCTAGAACAAGGCGTTTATGACAAGGTAGCCGAATACCTAACACTCATGGGCCGCACAGAACTCCTCACATGCTTAGCAACACAGAACAGTTTTGGTAAAATCCGTGATCAAGCTCAACAG CTTACCCGGGAGTATAACTTACAATGTTGTTACCTGTACTATCCAGTATTGAAACAACATATACAATATGAATTTGAACCTTGCGATAGTGACCCAGTCAACAG AGTTACGGCAGACCATTCGGCGTCGTTAACATTAGGAAAAGAAGCTCGGCGATGGGCAACAAGAATGGCCAGAGAAGGGAATACTATAAGAGAAGCtactaaaaaattgcaatttgtaCAACAGCTCAAAGAATCTGGACAAAAG TCGGATCCTAATGATCCGAATGGACCTGATCTGGATACAAAGATGGATGAATTGAAACAGACTATCAGACGCTCAGAA ACGGCAAAGATGAAGGCTGAAGCGCGGCTCGATTGTCTTCGCAACGGTGGTG TCAACATTGATGAACTGTTACAAGAAGCTGAAACGTTGAGTGTGCAAGATATGCCTCGTTCCGCCAGCTCTATATCATTTCGCACTGATGCATCTGGAGTAGCG GAACATCCGTcctcagattcgttttatgACAGTGATGGTGACGGTGGCAGTGATCTCACTACAGTTGAAAGGCCAGGCACAAATCATGGCGCCATAGAACAATCTGAAGAGAATGCGGAAGAGGAAGATAGGCAAAGGCATGACAGTACAGAAGTTGATG caatGTTGGAACAAGAACAGCAACGAATAGAGCAACTCACTGCTGGTTGGGATGATGCAACTGCAGTCGACTGGGATGACGATGACAAAGCTGATGCAAATCAAGCGCAAGAGTCATCAGAGGTCGCTTCTAACCAGCAAATATACAAATGCACAGCACTTTATTCATACACA GCACAAAACCCTGATGAACTATCGATTGTTGAAAGTGAGCAACTCGACGTTGTCGGTGAGGGTGATGGAGATGGATGGCTTCGAGCACGAAACTACCGTGGTGAAGAGGGATTTGTGCCTCAGAATTATCTAGATGTTGAAAGAGACGTCGACACTACAACTGGTTTAAGTTCACAAGGACCTGGAACTCTTGTTCAGCAAATCTCATTCTCCTCAGTAGATTATACTATTGATGACCATGACGCTGTTGACCCTGATATGAATTTACAGGACACAACTGAAAACACAGTCATAGAAACCCACATAAATG GTACATCACAGTACTGCATAGCGTTGTACGATTATGATGCCAACAGTGCTGAAGAGCTCAGTTTCATGGAAGGAGATGTGATGCGAGTTTTAAGAAAAGAACCACACGATGTCGATGATGGCTGGTGGGAAGGAGAACTACGTGGCCAATGTGGCATTTTTCCATCTCTCATAGTTGAACCATGTGCCGCTGATGGATCGCCCTTGACACCGCAG GAGGACAACACACCGCCAAGTTCAGCACCACCTGTATTTACACCACCTGAAATACCAGAGTTTTTGTTATCTGATGACATCACTCAACCTATTCCACCTG agttttctgaaaatatgcCGAGTCAAGTGATGAGCGATCAACAGGGCTTTGCAATCAAATTATCTAAGAATCAACACGACCATTACGGGTCACAGTTTGGAGACGATGTTGATACCCAGCCACCAGGAATAATAG TTGTGGAAGTTACTGATGAATCGGTTCCTCAG GAAGATGAGAATCAACAAGAGCAAGAATCTGATGTGGAAGTTCAAAGGATAGTGTCCTCTCAAGAAACTGACGAGTTTGGTTTGGGTGTAGCACAGATAGTTATTACCGCAGCTACGCCTATGGAAGAAATCGAGCGATCGTTTCCTAGTAATGGGGACGAAGCTTCCGAGGAAACAAAGGACAAAGctaaaaaatcttcaaaagaTTCAGTTAAGAAAACAGCAGAAAGTGACCTTCAGGAACAAGTTGACGTACAACAACGAGACGAGGTGGAGGTAGTAGAGGAAactgatgaaaaatctgtCGTGGACGATTTCTCTGCTGATTCAGCCCCCTTTCCAGTAAGCAGCAGCTCTGGTAGTGAGGCGGATTCAACATCTGGGCCCAGCACTGCTGAGAACTCACAGTCTTTGGTGACGCGTGACACAGAAATTGATTCTCAAGTGGCAGATATGCCAGACATTGTCCAAGAAAAGGTAATCGTTGGAGGAAGAGCGAGCATTCCAGACGAACTACAACCAGATCAATTAGAAAAACTTCAAAACTTGAAAGAATCTAATGCCTAG
- the LOC124211953 gene encoding protein nervous wreck isoform X3 — MQPPPRKALLKISSAYLNKKIPNIPDIKIEGGEEKWNMWNVWRTVLEENEKLARARLAAIEVFQQQIADDAKSLKLHKVQISKKAIDQLMMVQKELQTCVQDVDKTKKFYFDEEHSAHDVRDKAKDIEEKLKKKKGSFFQSITSLQKNSAKVSSKRDALEEKSTGARNDYLLSLAAANAHQNRYFVVDLQTTMQFLEQGVYDKVAEYLTLMGRTELLTCLATQNSFGKIRDQAQQLTREYNLQCCYLYYPVLKQHIQYEFEPCDSDPVNRVTADHSASLTLGKEARRWATRMAREGNTIREATKKLQFVQQLKESGQKSDPNDPNGPDLDTKMDELKQTIRRSETAKMKAEARLDCLRNGGVNIDELLQEAETLSVQDMPRSASSISFRTDASGVAEHPSSDSFYDSDGDGGSDLTTVERPGTNHGAIEQSEENAEEEDRQRHDSTEVDAMLEQEQQRIEQLTAGWDDATAVDWDDDDKADANQAQESSEVASNQQIYKCTALYSYTAQNPDELSIVESEQLDVVGEGDGDGWLRARNYRGEEGFVPQNYLDVERDVDTTTGLSSQGPGTLVQQISFSSVDYTIDDHDAVDPDMNLQDTTENTVIETHINGTSQYCIALYDYDANSAEELSFMEGDVMRVLRKEPHDVDDGWWEGELRGQCGIFPSLIVEPCAADGSPLTPQEDNTPPSSAPPVFTPPEIPEFLLSDDITQPIPPEFSENMPSQVMSDQQGFAIKLSKNQHDHYGSQFGDDVDTQPPGIIVVEVTDESVPQEDENQQEQESDVEVQRIVSSQETDEFGLGVAQIVITAATPMEEIERSFPSNGDEASEETKDKAKKSSKDSVKKTAESDLQEQVDVQQRDEVEVVEETDEKSVVDDFSADSAPFPVSSSSGSEADSTSGPSTAENSQSLVTRDTEIDSQVADMPDIVQEKVIVGGRASIPDELQPDQLEKLQNLKESNA; from the exons gCGTTACTTAAAATATCTTCGGCatacttgaataaaaagaTTCCAAATATACCTGATATCAAAATCGAGggtggagaagaaaaatg GAACATGTGGAATGTTTGGAGAACAGTATTAGAAGAAAACGAGAAACTAGCTAGAGCACGTTTGGCAGCAATCGAAGTCTTTCAACAACAAATTGCCGACGATGCAAAGAGTTTGAAGTTGCACAAAgttcaaatttctaaaaag GCTATCGACCAATTGATGATGGTACAAAAAGAGCTTCAAACTTGCGTACAAGATGTTGATAAgacaaaaaagttttattttgaCGAAGAGCACAGTGCTCATGATGTCCGCGACAAAGCCAAGGATATCGAGGAAAA GCTCAAGAAAAAGAAGGGATCGTTCTTCCAGTCAATAACATCACTGCAAAAAAATAGTGCCAAG GTCAGTTCAAAGCGGGATGCTTTGGAGGAGAAATCTACTGGAGCACGTAATGATTATCTACTTAGTCTCGCTGCTGCTAACGCTCATCAAAACAGATATTTTGTAGTGGACTTGCAGACAACGATGCAG TTCCTAGAACAAGGCGTTTATGACAAGGTAGCCGAATACCTAACACTCATGGGCCGCACAGAACTCCTCACATGCTTAGCAACACAGAACAGTTTTGGTAAAATCCGTGATCAAGCTCAACAG CTTACCCGGGAGTATAACTTACAATGTTGTTACCTGTACTATCCAGTATTGAAACAACATATACAATATGAATTTGAACCTTGCGATAGTGACCCAGTCAACAG AGTTACGGCAGACCATTCGGCGTCGTTAACATTAGGAAAAGAAGCTCGGCGATGGGCAACAAGAATGGCCAGAGAAGGGAATACTATAAGAGAAGCtactaaaaaattgcaatttgtaCAACAGCTCAAAGAATCTGGACAAAAG TCGGATCCTAATGATCCGAATGGACCTGATCTGGATACAAAGATGGATGAATTGAAACAGACTATCAGACGCTCAGAA ACGGCAAAGATGAAGGCTGAAGCGCGGCTCGATTGTCTTCGCAACGGTGGTG TCAACATTGATGAACTGTTACAAGAAGCTGAAACGTTGAGTGTGCAAGATATGCCTCGTTCCGCCAGCTCTATATCATTTCGCACTGATGCATCTGGAGTAGCG GAACATCCGTcctcagattcgttttatgACAGTGATGGTGACGGTGGCAGTGATCTCACTACAGTTGAAAGGCCAGGCACAAATCATGGCGCCATAGAACAATCTGAAGAGAATGCGGAAGAGGAAGATAGGCAAAGGCATGACAGTACAGAAGTTGATG caatGTTGGAACAAGAACAGCAACGAATAGAGCAACTCACTGCTGGTTGGGATGATGCAACTGCAGTCGACTGGGATGACGATGACAAAGCTGATGCAAATCAAGCGCAAGAGTCATCAGAGGTCGCTTCTAACCAGCAAATATACAAATGCACAGCACTTTATTCATACACA GCACAAAACCCTGATGAACTATCGATTGTTGAAAGTGAGCAACTCGACGTTGTCGGTGAGGGTGATGGAGATGGATGGCTTCGAGCACGAAACTACCGTGGTGAAGAGGGATTTGTGCCTCAGAATTATCTAGATGTTGAAAGAGACGTCGACACTACAACTGGTTTAAGTTCACAAGGACCTGGAACTCTTGTTCAGCAAATCTCATTCTCCTCAGTAGATTATACTATTGATGACCATGACGCTGTTGACCCTGATATGAATTTACAGGACACAACTGAAAACACAGTCATAGAAACCCACATAAATG GTACATCACAGTACTGCATAGCGTTGTACGATTATGATGCCAACAGTGCTGAAGAGCTCAGTTTCATGGAAGGAGATGTGATGCGAGTTTTAAGAAAAGAACCACACGATGTCGATGATGGCTGGTGGGAAGGAGAACTACGTGGCCAATGTGGCATTTTTCCATCTCTCATAGTTGAACCATGTGCCGCTGATGGATCGCCCTTGACACCGCAG GAGGACAACACACCGCCAAGTTCAGCACCACCTGTATTTACACCACCTGAAATACCAGAGTTTTTGTTATCTGATGACATCACTCAACCTATTCCACCTG agttttctgaaaatatgcCGAGTCAAGTGATGAGCGATCAACAGGGCTTTGCAATCAAATTATCTAAGAATCAACACGACCATTACGGGTCACAGTTTGGAGACGATGTTGATACCCAGCCACCAGGAATAATAG TTGTGGAAGTTACTGATGAATCGGTTCCTCAG GAAGATGAGAATCAACAAGAGCAAGAATCTGATGTGGAAGTTCAAAGGATAGTGTCCTCTCAAGAAACTGACGAGTTTGGTTTGGGTGTAGCACAGATAGTTATTACCGCAGCTACGCCTATGGAAGAAATCGAGCGATCGTTTCCTAGTAATGGGGACGAAGCTTCCGAGGAAACAAAGGACAAAGctaaaaaatcttcaaaagaTTCAGTTAAGAAAACAGCAGAAAGTGACCTTCAGGAACAAGTTGACGTACAACAACGAGACGAGGTGGAGGTAGTAGAGGAAactgatgaaaaatctgtCGTGGACGATTTCTCTGCTGATTCAGCCCCCTTTCCAGTAAGCAGCAGCTCTGGTAGTGAGGCGGATTCAACATCTGGGCCCAGCACTGCTGAGAACTCACAGTCTTTGGTGACGCGTGACACAGAAATTGATTCTCAAGTGGCAGATATGCCAGACATTGTCCAAGAAAAGGTAATCGTTGGAGGAAGAGCGAGCATTCCAGACGAACTACAACCAGATCAATTAGAAAAACTTCAAAACTTGAAAGAATCTAATGCCTAG